One segment of Elusimicrobiota bacterium DNA contains the following:
- the uvrA gene encoding excinuclease ABC subunit UvrA has translation MSLENIRIVGARQHNLKDLRLELPRGKMTVVTGLSGSGKSSLAFDTLYAEGQRRYVESLSAYARQFLELMEKPDVDLIEGLSPAISIEQRNPSRNPRSTVATVTELYDYLRLLYARVGVPHCPDCGRRIHPQSASAIVNEVLRTCAGKTVAVYSPLVRGRQGTYEELFARLKRSGFARVRVDGKVHELDAVPKLKRYDKHTVELLVDLLEVSAGERERLADSVEIALKEAKGLVAVDDRLFSEHHACAHCGVSLPELEPRLFSFNSPYGACPECAGLGVKTIVDVDLVVPDPALSVRDGALAAWSDPVTTRTHRWKRSWSGYYDEILEQVCRQQGIPLDRPFKELSAAQREILLNGGGTYKASWAKNPSEFEGVVKNLERRIAETESDFVREEIRQRFMRDIGCPLCKGARLKKEAWAVKVGGLPIIDVVRMSVAKSHEFFRALELGPKEKVIARQILKEVLSRLEFLRNVGLDYLTLDRRSETLAGGEAQRIHLATQIGSGLTGVLYVLDEPSIGLHARDNTRLLATLKRLRDIGNTLVVVEHDEETIRASDWVVDLGPGAGVHGGRIVAEGPVETILRSKDSLTARYLNGELSVRARAERRAGSGRALRILGARQFNLQGIDVTIPLGTFACVTGVSGSGKSTLVHEVLYKALARKLHGAKEEPGRHKSIEGIEHIDKVVVVDQSPIGRTPRSNPATYTGFFTHIRELFSQVPEARRRGYGPGRFSFNVKGGRCEACSGDGTLRTPMQFLPDVYVKCEECDGQRFNEETLQVRYKGRSIAEVLRMTVEEAFVFFAAVPALERALKTLNDVGLSYVQIGQAATTLSGGEAQRVKLATELGRRATGRTLYILDEPTTGLHFHDVAKLLDVLHRLVDAGNTVLVIEHNLDVVKTSDWVVDLGPEGGDGGGRLVAAGTPEKVAAVAASHTGRYLKPLLAAR, from the coding sequence ATGAGCCTCGAGAACATCCGCATCGTCGGCGCGCGCCAGCACAACCTCAAAGACCTGCGCCTGGAGCTGCCGCGCGGCAAGATGACGGTGGTCACCGGGCTCTCGGGCTCGGGGAAGTCCAGCCTCGCCTTCGACACGCTCTACGCCGAGGGCCAGCGCCGCTACGTGGAGAGCCTCTCCGCCTACGCGCGGCAGTTCCTCGAGCTCATGGAGAAGCCCGACGTCGATCTCATCGAGGGGCTCTCCCCCGCCATCTCCATCGAACAGCGAAACCCCTCGCGCAACCCGCGCTCGACGGTCGCGACCGTGACCGAGCTCTACGACTACCTGCGGCTGCTCTACGCGCGCGTCGGCGTCCCCCACTGCCCGGACTGCGGGCGCCGCATCCACCCGCAGTCCGCCTCCGCCATCGTCAACGAAGTGCTCCGGACCTGCGCCGGGAAGACCGTCGCGGTCTATTCCCCCCTCGTGCGCGGCCGCCAGGGGACCTACGAGGAGCTCTTCGCCCGGCTCAAGCGTTCCGGCTTCGCCCGGGTGCGGGTGGACGGGAAGGTCCACGAGCTCGACGCGGTCCCCAAGCTCAAGCGCTACGACAAGCACACCGTGGAGCTCCTCGTCGACCTCCTGGAGGTCTCGGCCGGGGAGCGCGAGCGCCTCGCCGACTCCGTGGAGATCGCCCTCAAGGAAGCGAAAGGCCTGGTCGCGGTCGACGACCGCCTCTTCTCGGAGCACCACGCCTGCGCGCACTGCGGCGTCAGCCTCCCCGAGCTCGAGCCGCGCCTCTTCTCCTTCAACTCGCCCTACGGCGCCTGCCCGGAGTGCGCGGGCCTCGGGGTGAAGACCATCGTAGACGTCGACCTCGTCGTCCCCGACCCCGCGCTCTCCGTGCGCGACGGGGCTCTGGCCGCCTGGTCCGACCCGGTGACGACGCGCACGCACCGCTGGAAGCGTTCCTGGTCGGGCTACTACGACGAGATCCTCGAGCAGGTCTGCCGCCAGCAGGGCATCCCGCTCGACCGCCCCTTCAAGGAGCTCAGCGCCGCCCAGCGCGAGATCCTCCTCAACGGCGGCGGCACCTACAAGGCCTCCTGGGCGAAGAACCCCTCCGAGTTCGAGGGGGTCGTGAAGAACCTCGAACGCCGCATCGCCGAGACCGAGTCCGACTTCGTCCGCGAGGAGATCCGCCAGCGCTTCATGCGCGACATCGGCTGCCCGCTCTGCAAGGGCGCCCGGCTCAAGAAGGAGGCCTGGGCGGTGAAGGTGGGAGGGCTCCCCATCATCGACGTCGTGCGCATGTCCGTGGCGAAGAGCCACGAGTTCTTCCGCGCCCTCGAGCTCGGGCCCAAGGAGAAGGTCATCGCGCGCCAGATCCTCAAGGAGGTCCTCTCCCGCCTCGAGTTCCTGCGCAACGTCGGCCTCGACTACCTCACCCTCGACCGCCGCTCCGAGACTCTCGCCGGCGGCGAGGCCCAGCGCATCCATCTCGCCACGCAGATCGGCTCCGGCCTCACCGGCGTCCTCTACGTGCTCGACGAGCCCTCCATCGGCCTGCACGCCCGCGACAACACCCGTCTGCTCGCCACGCTCAAGCGCCTGCGCGACATCGGGAACACCCTGGTCGTCGTGGAGCACGACGAGGAGACCATCCGCGCCTCGGACTGGGTCGTCGACCTCGGCCCGGGCGCCGGCGTGCACGGTGGACGCATCGTCGCCGAGGGCCCGGTCGAGACGATCCTCCGCTCGAAGGACTCGCTGACCGCCCGCTACCTCAACGGCGAGCTCTCCGTGCGCGCTCGCGCCGAGCGCCGCGCGGGCTCCGGCCGCGCGCTGCGCATCCTCGGCGCGCGGCAGTTCAACCTCCAGGGCATCGACGTGACGATCCCGCTGGGGACCTTCGCCTGCGTGACGGGCGTCTCGGGCTCGGGGAAGTCCACCCTCGTGCACGAGGTCCTCTACAAGGCGCTCGCGAGGAAGCTCCACGGCGCGAAGGAGGAGCCGGGCCGGCACAAGAGCATCGAGGGGATCGAGCACATCGACAAGGTCGTCGTCGTGGACCAGTCGCCGATCGGCCGCACCCCGCGCTCGAACCCGGCGACCTACACCGGCTTCTTCACCCACATCCGGGAGCTCTTCTCGCAGGTCCCCGAGGCGCGCCGGCGCGGCTACGGCCCCGGCCGCTTCTCGTTCAACGTGAAGGGCGGCCGCTGCGAGGCCTGCAGCGGCGATGGGACGCTGCGCACGCCGATGCAGTTCCTCCCCGACGTCTACGTGAAATGCGAGGAGTGCGACGGCCAGCGCTTCAACGAGGAGACGCTGCAGGTGCGCTACAAGGGGAGGAGCATCGCCGAAGTCCTGCGCATGACGGTGGAGGAGGCCTTCGTCTTCTTCGCGGCCGTCCCGGCCCTCGAGCGCGCGCTCAAGACCCTCAACGACGTCGGTCTCTCCTACGTCCAGATCGGTCAGGCGGCCACGACCCTCTCCGGCGGCGAGGCCCAGCGCGTGAAGCTCGCCACGGAGCTCGGCCGCCGGGCCACCGGGCGCACGCTCTACATCCTCGACGAACCCACGACCGGGCTCCATTTCCACGACGTCGCGAAGCTCCTCGACGTGCTCCACCGCCTCGTGGACGCCGGCAACACCGTGCTCGTCATCGAGCACAACCTCGACGTCGTGAAGACCTCGGACTGGGTCGTGGACCTCGGCCCCGAGGGCGGCGACGGCGGGGGCCGCCTCGTCGCCGCCGGGACGCCCGAGAAGGTCGCCGCGGTCGCGGCGTCCCACACCGGCCGCTACCTCAAGCCTCTCCTCGCCGCACGATAA
- the hpnJ gene encoding hopanoid biosynthesis associated radical SAM protein HpnJ, whose protein sequence is MDTLRTLFLNPPSFEGFDGGAGARYQARREIRSFWYPTWLAQPAALIPNSKLIDAPADGLAVEDVVQMAKGFDLCILHTSTPSLANDARVAARLKEANPRMRVGLVGAHAAVLPAETLAAAPAVDFVAREEFDYTLLEIAQGRPYAEVDGISYRENGGVRHNKDRALIADMDALPDVVDVYKRDLTVENYYIGYLKHPYVSLYTGRGCPARCTFCLWPQTVGGRTYRVQSPERVLRQMARAKELFPQAKEFFFDDDTFTADLPRAVEIAKGLGKLGISWSCNSRANVPHDHIRIFKDNGLRLFLVGYESGNQEILNNVKKGVRLDVARRFTKDCRKLGVTIHGTFILGLPGETKTTIDETIRYACDLDVDTIQVSLAAPYPGTELYSQAIHNGWLVQDTEKGSLVGDDGTQTSLLSYPGLPSDEISRGLNRMYSRFYFRPSPIARMLVAMAKDPQERRRRLREGREFLRFLWGRPDVQRAGKECPSCREKLPS, encoded by the coding sequence ATGGATACCCTGAGAACGCTGTTCCTCAACCCGCCCTCCTTCGAGGGCTTCGACGGAGGCGCCGGCGCGCGCTATCAGGCCCGCCGCGAGATCCGCTCCTTCTGGTATCCGACCTGGCTGGCGCAGCCGGCCGCCCTCATCCCGAACAGCAAGCTCATCGACGCCCCCGCCGACGGGCTCGCGGTCGAGGACGTCGTGCAGATGGCCAAGGGCTTCGACCTCTGCATCCTGCACACCTCCACCCCCTCCCTCGCCAATGACGCCCGCGTCGCCGCGCGCCTGAAGGAGGCCAATCCGCGCATGCGCGTGGGCCTCGTCGGCGCCCATGCCGCCGTCCTCCCCGCCGAGACCCTCGCCGCCGCGCCCGCCGTCGACTTCGTCGCGCGCGAGGAGTTCGACTATACGCTCCTCGAGATCGCCCAGGGGCGGCCCTACGCCGAGGTGGACGGGATCTCCTACCGCGAGAACGGGGGGGTCCGGCACAACAAGGACCGGGCCCTCATCGCCGACATGGACGCCCTGCCCGACGTCGTGGACGTCTACAAGCGCGACCTGACCGTCGAGAACTACTACATCGGCTACCTCAAGCATCCCTACGTCTCGCTCTACACCGGCCGCGGCTGCCCGGCGCGCTGCACCTTCTGCCTCTGGCCGCAGACCGTCGGGGGCCGCACCTACCGCGTGCAGAGCCCCGAGCGCGTCCTGCGCCAGATGGCCCGCGCGAAGGAGCTCTTCCCCCAGGCGAAGGAGTTCTTCTTCGACGACGACACCTTCACCGCCGACCTTCCCCGCGCCGTGGAGATCGCCAAGGGGCTGGGGAAGCTGGGCATCTCCTGGTCCTGCAACTCCCGCGCGAACGTGCCGCACGACCACATCCGGATCTTCAAGGACAACGGCCTGCGCCTCTTCCTCGTCGGCTACGAGTCCGGCAACCAGGAGATCCTCAACAACGTGAAGAAGGGCGTCCGGCTCGACGTCGCGCGCCGCTTCACGAAGGACTGCCGCAAGCTGGGCGTGACCATCCACGGGACCTTCATCCTCGGCCTCCCCGGCGAGACGAAGACGACCATCGACGAGACCATCCGCTACGCCTGCGACCTCGACGTGGACACCATCCAGGTCTCCCTCGCCGCGCCCTATCCGGGCACCGAGCTCTACAGCCAGGCGATCCACAACGGCTGGCTGGTCCAGGACACGGAGAAGGGCTCGCTCGTGGGCGACGACGGGACGCAGACCAGCCTGCTGAGCTACCCCGGCCTCCCCTCCGACGAGATCAGCCGCGGGCTCAACCGCATGTACAGCCGCTTCTACTTCCGCCCCAGCCCCATCGCCCGCATGCTCGTGGCCATGGCCAAGGACCCGCAGGAGCGCCGGCGCCGCCTGCGCGAAGGCCGCGAGTTCCTCCGCTTCCTGTGGGGCCGACCGGACGTCCAGCGCGCAGGGAAAGAGTGCCCTTCCTGCCGGGAGAAGCTCCCGAGCTGA
- the hpnI gene encoding bacteriohopanetetrol glucosamine biosynthesis glycosyltransferase HpnI, which yields MQGLLPAALSSLPLLRPSFGALACASAVFTVGFSLYALAAAPRLLRRRPHAKGPEPTPPVTILKPIKGLDREMEENLSGFLEQDYPRYQVVFCLQDADDPARPLLERLKAAHPQVEVDIVVSRGRIGYNPKINNLSNSTPFIRHDLLMISDSDVRVEPDFLRRVVRPLEDHRVALVTCFYQSQRASGAGAILESLSINAHFLPQALAAAAGGMRFAMGAVMLVRRAAFDRIGGFSALSHHLADDFLLGHLLQAQGWRIAVADVVVASVPDEWSIPEHIHHLVRWARTIRICHPSGYLGSGILYGFPLLLLDILLFGPSPWKVQLLLLSALARAALVARLHMAWLGNREILRQLPLLPVSDCIQFAAWLGGFRSHRVHWRGETYALRANGRLEPLGGPAEGLAAAL from the coding sequence GTGCAAGGACTCCTGCCCGCGGCGCTCTCCTCGCTCCCCCTGCTCCGGCCGTCCTTCGGCGCGCTCGCCTGCGCCAGCGCGGTCTTCACCGTCGGCTTCTCGCTCTACGCCCTCGCCGCGGCCCCGCGTCTGCTGCGCCGCCGCCCGCACGCGAAGGGCCCCGAGCCGACGCCCCCCGTCACGATCCTCAAGCCCATCAAAGGCCTCGACCGCGAGATGGAGGAGAACCTCTCCGGCTTCCTCGAGCAGGATTACCCGCGCTATCAGGTCGTCTTCTGCCTCCAGGACGCCGACGACCCGGCCCGGCCGCTGCTCGAGCGCCTCAAGGCCGCGCACCCGCAAGTCGAGGTCGACATCGTCGTCTCCCGCGGACGGATCGGGTACAACCCCAAGATCAACAACCTCTCCAATTCGACGCCCTTCATCCGCCACGACCTGCTCATGATCTCGGACTCCGACGTCCGGGTCGAGCCCGACTTCCTGCGCCGCGTCGTCCGCCCCCTCGAGGACCACCGCGTCGCCCTCGTCACCTGCTTCTACCAGTCTCAGCGGGCCTCCGGCGCGGGAGCGATCCTCGAGTCCCTCTCCATCAACGCGCATTTCCTCCCCCAGGCGCTGGCCGCGGCCGCCGGCGGGATGCGCTTCGCGATGGGCGCGGTGATGCTCGTGCGCCGCGCCGCCTTCGACCGCATCGGGGGCTTCTCCGCGCTCAGCCACCACCTCGCCGACGACTTCCTCCTCGGGCATCTCCTCCAGGCGCAGGGCTGGCGCATCGCCGTCGCGGACGTCGTCGTCGCTTCCGTCCCCGACGAGTGGAGCATCCCGGAGCACATCCACCATCTCGTGCGCTGGGCGCGCACCATCCGCATCTGTCATCCGAGCGGCTACCTCGGCAGCGGGATCCTCTACGGCTTCCCCCTCCTCCTCCTCGACATCCTCCTCTTCGGCCCTTCCCCGTGGAAGGTCCAGCTCCTGCTGCTCTCGGCCCTGGCGCGCGCCGCTCTGGTCGCCCGCCTGCACATGGCCTGGCTCGGGAACCGGGAGATCCTGCGCCAGCTCCCGCTCCTGCCCGTGAGCGACTGCATCCAGTTCGCCGCCTGGCTGGGCGGCTTCCGTTCCCACCGGGTCCACTGGCGCGGAGAGACCTACGCGCTGCGCGCCAACGGCCGTCTCGAGCCGCTGGGCGGCCCTGCCGAGGGCCTGGCGGCCGCCCTCTGA
- a CDS encoding CDP-alcohol phosphatidyltransferase family protein, with protein sequence MRGQLQVVLDASEGFPLVAGLPSSVRAARASGEALRAAKVVVLSDPEAFTARWGSRLCELPWASAPAGDPRALKELLSPRGAVLALAGGCAPDAAALKAFVDAAERSASPSLLVAHGQTLAAYHPDAGRLREALPDAASWDPARLLSAEGALRVEVDGGWPLARDAASARALEDRLFAALPQSTDGYIARFDRTFSMALSRRLLPLPVTPNAVTTFSLLLGLLGAALLVSLSYPLQVFGAVLLWSCCILDGCDGEIARLKLMCSRAGGLYDVWADNIVHAAIFVALPLHVARIHPETDFRFSGALLLSGFLLSAFWVWRLVLSRPKSERGELGLIVERVASRDFIYIILLLTVLRRLEWFVWTAAIGSHLFWLALLGARSLERRRAPAAS encoded by the coding sequence ATGCGGGGACAGCTCCAGGTCGTGCTCGACGCGTCCGAGGGCTTTCCGCTCGTCGCGGGCCTCCCCTCCTCCGTCCGCGCCGCCCGGGCCTCCGGCGAGGCGCTGCGCGCGGCGAAAGTCGTCGTCCTCTCCGACCCCGAAGCCTTCACCGCCCGCTGGGGTTCCCGCCTCTGCGAGCTCCCCTGGGCCTCGGCGCCCGCGGGAGACCCGCGGGCGCTCAAGGAGCTTCTCTCCCCGCGCGGAGCCGTCCTCGCCCTGGCCGGCGGCTGCGCGCCGGACGCGGCCGCTCTCAAGGCCTTCGTCGACGCCGCCGAGCGCTCGGCCTCCCCCTCTCTGCTCGTCGCGCACGGACAGACGCTGGCGGCCTACCACCCCGACGCCGGCCGCCTGCGAGAGGCGCTCCCGGACGCCGCGTCCTGGGATCCTGCCCGGCTGCTGAGCGCGGAGGGAGCCCTCCGCGTCGAGGTCGACGGCGGCTGGCCCCTCGCCCGGGACGCCGCCTCCGCGCGCGCTCTCGAGGACCGCCTCTTCGCGGCGCTCCCCCAGTCGACCGACGGCTACATCGCCCGCTTCGACCGCACCTTCTCCATGGCCCTTTCGCGCCGCCTCCTCCCCCTCCCCGTGACGCCGAACGCGGTGACGACCTTCAGCCTCCTTCTCGGCCTCCTCGGAGCCGCCCTGCTCGTCTCGCTCTCCTACCCGCTGCAGGTCTTCGGGGCGGTCCTCCTCTGGTCCTGCTGCATCCTCGACGGCTGCGACGGAGAGATCGCCCGCCTGAAGCTCATGTGCTCGCGCGCCGGAGGGCTCTACGACGTCTGGGCCGACAACATCGTGCACGCGGCCATCTTCGTCGCGCTGCCCCTGCACGTCGCGCGCATTCATCCCGAGACGGACTTCCGCTTCTCGGGCGCCCTCCTGCTGAGCGGCTTCCTCCTCAGCGCCTTCTGGGTCTGGCGCCTGGTGCTCTCCCGCCCCAAGTCGGAGCGCGGAGAACTCGGGCTCATCGTCGAGAGGGTCGCGAGCCGCGATTTCATCTACATCATCCTCCTGCTCACGGTCCTGCGCCGGCTCGAATGGTTCGTGTGGACGGCCGCGATCGGCTCGCACCTCTTCTGGCTCGCGCTCCTGGGAGCACGGTCGCTCGAGCGCCGCCGCGCGCCCGCAGCCTCATGA
- a CDS encoding lysylphosphatidylglycerol synthase transmembrane domain-containing protein, with protein sequence MKVFRAVIFAIGLATLGLLLWKLDAGEVLHLIGRVGWLGFAVILLQECVPHGFNALGWRYAIPERHAPLFRFSELYRHRIQGDGVNYLTPSATIAGEYTRALLIDNAVPSEVRLGSVVTAKCTQSLAQVLVGVVGTGLLLPGSAPALARYDGLVRWGAFAFTVLLAAAAGGFYALARRPEGPRADDGRHWLKAVPGQVRDFYLEHPLRWWASVGFFGLGYVWTAFEVWWICRCLGVDFGLRMAVLIEVLSNVTDMLFFMVPAKVGTQEAGKTGILHVLGLGAQTGLALGIIRHIRELIWAALGMALYTYELRRNPDATLKREAASPAVPVASSN encoded by the coding sequence ATGAAGGTCTTCCGCGCCGTCATCTTCGCGATCGGACTCGCGACCCTCGGCCTGCTGCTCTGGAAGCTCGACGCCGGGGAAGTCCTCCATCTCATCGGACGCGTCGGCTGGCTCGGCTTCGCCGTCATCCTCCTGCAGGAATGCGTTCCCCACGGCTTCAACGCGCTCGGCTGGCGCTATGCCATCCCGGAGCGCCACGCGCCGCTCTTCCGCTTCTCCGAGCTCTATCGCCACCGCATCCAAGGGGACGGGGTGAACTACCTCACCCCCAGCGCGACGATCGCCGGGGAGTACACCCGTGCCCTCCTCATCGACAACGCCGTTCCCTCCGAGGTCCGCCTGGGGAGCGTCGTCACGGCGAAGTGCACGCAGTCGCTCGCCCAGGTCCTCGTCGGGGTCGTCGGCACGGGACTGCTCCTTCCCGGGAGCGCCCCGGCGCTCGCCCGCTACGACGGGCTCGTGCGCTGGGGAGCGTTCGCCTTCACCGTCCTGCTGGCGGCCGCGGCGGGAGGCTTCTACGCGCTGGCACGGCGTCCCGAGGGCCCCCGCGCGGACGACGGCCGTCACTGGCTCAAGGCGGTCCCCGGACAGGTCCGGGACTTCTATCTCGAGCACCCGCTCCGCTGGTGGGCGTCCGTCGGATTCTTCGGGCTCGGCTACGTGTGGACCGCGTTCGAGGTCTGGTGGATCTGCCGCTGCCTGGGCGTCGACTTCGGTCTGCGCATGGCGGTGCTCATCGAGGTGCTCTCGAACGTCACCGACATGCTCTTCTTCATGGTCCCGGCCAAGGTGGGCACGCAGGAGGCGGGGAAGACCGGCATCCTCCACGTCCTCGGGCTCGGCGCGCAGACGGGCCTCGCCCTGGGCATCATCCGGCACATCCGCGAGCTCATCTGGGCCGCCCTCGGCATGGCCCTCTACACCTACGAGCTGCGCCGCAACCCCGACGCCACTCTCAAGCGGGAGGCCGCTTCTCCGGCCGTCCCCGTCGCCTCCTCAAACTAG
- a CDS encoding ChbG/HpnK family deacetylase produces the protein MSPRLILSADDFGAAPDVNEGILRAAREGLLRHASLMVTGDRAEEAVRRARAEAPALSLGLHAVLCAGRPALEASVRGGLAPGGRFPDDPVLCGLRYFLRPSLSPLLEAELRAQFERFLAWGLPPSHVDSHANVHAHPVLFPLLARLAREYGFRRIRLPGGELSAALAYGEGGAALADAAVFGTLRAALKGKAPGLELPDGTWGVLRSGRMDEGYFLHLLRRLPEGTTEVYFHPSADPALRPDGRRPTPLHHSCADMEALLSPRARAFIEAAGIVLV, from the coding sequence TTGTCTCCCCGCCTGATCCTCTCCGCCGACGACTTCGGCGCGGCCCCGGACGTGAACGAAGGCATCCTCCGCGCCGCGCGCGAGGGCCTGCTGCGCCACGCGAGCCTCATGGTCACGGGAGATCGCGCCGAGGAGGCGGTCCGGCGCGCCCGCGCCGAGGCGCCCGCGCTCTCCCTCGGCCTCCACGCCGTGCTCTGCGCCGGACGCCCGGCGCTCGAGGCCTCCGTCCGCGGAGGCCTGGCTCCCGGGGGGCGCTTTCCCGACGACCCCGTCCTCTGCGGCCTGCGCTATTTCCTGCGCCCGAGCCTGAGCCCTCTGCTCGAGGCCGAGCTGCGCGCGCAGTTCGAGCGCTTCCTCGCCTGGGGGCTCCCTCCGTCCCACGTGGACAGCCACGCCAACGTCCACGCGCACCCCGTCCTCTTCCCTCTGCTCGCCCGTCTCGCGCGCGAGTACGGCTTCCGCCGCATCCGTCTGCCCGGAGGGGAGCTGTCCGCCGCGCTCGCCTACGGCGAAGGCGGGGCCGCCCTCGCTGACGCGGCCGTCTTCGGGACCCTGCGCGCGGCCCTCAAGGGCAAAGCTCCCGGGCTCGAGCTGCCCGACGGGACCTGGGGCGTTCTGCGCTCCGGGCGCATGGACGAGGGCTATTTCCTGCACCTGCTCCGGCGCCTGCCGGAAGGGACGACCGAGGTCTACTTCCACCCGAGCGCCGACCCGGCCCTGCGGCCCGATGGAAGGCGCCCCACCCCGCTCCATCATTCCTGCGCGGACATGGAGGCCCTGCTGAGCCCGCGCGCGCGGGCCTTCATCGAAGCGGCGGGGATCGTCCTAGTTTGA
- a CDS encoding prepilin-type N-terminal cleavage/methylation domain-containing protein, producing the protein MNMKTFAPARRGFTLIEMMVVVLIIGILSAIGIPQYHKTVETSKAENAAGIVKMMGTTNRMFMLDHNNIAAAGTFSATAVNSCNPSGACDGSSSSCQLVYCRYLAYDDWARTGYDIRVGNVQCCTPDSGLTGAVVACARRCSGSNPCSTSTTYTNWGYMTDVNGTLVTCGGAPRPGT; encoded by the coding sequence ATGAACATGAAGACCTTCGCGCCCGCCCGACGCGGGTTCACCCTCATCGAGATGATGGTGGTCGTCCTCATCATCGGCATCCTCTCGGCCATCGGCATCCCCCAGTACCACAAGACCGTCGAGACCTCGAAGGCCGAGAACGCCGCGGGGATCGTGAAGATGATGGGCACGACCAACCGCATGTTCATGCTCGACCACAACAACATCGCCGCCGCCGGGACCTTCTCCGCGACGGCCGTCAACTCCTGCAATCCGAGCGGAGCCTGCGACGGGAGCAGCTCCTCCTGCCAGCTGGTCTACTGCCGCTACCTCGCCTACGACGACTGGGCCCGCACCGGCTACGATATCCGCGTCGGCAACGTCCAGTGCTGCACGCCCGACAGCGGCCTCACCGGCGCCGTCGTGGCCTGTGCGCGGCGCTGCTCCGGCTCCAACCCCTGCTCCACCAGCACGACGTACACGAACTGGGGCTACATGACCGATGTCAACGGCACGCTCGTGACCTGCGGCGGCGCCCCGCGGCCCGGCACCTGA